The genomic DNA TGATTTAAAACTTCCGTTGAAATCCATTTTTTCTTTTTCCAGGATTTTTTCTTAAAAAAAACAGCTTCAACCCTCACCATTGTATATTGATTTATTTGTTGAATGTTCAACAATATATCATAAGCGGTTGAGGCTACCGCAAAACGCGCTTCGGGTTCGCCTTGAAAATCATTCCATGTTAATCTTTCTGATTCTACCCACAAAATAGTATCTTTTTTTTGAGCGGTAGCCTCGTATACTAAAAGTAAAAGTGTGTAAAAGACGATTGCTTTCATCTTAAAAATTATCGTAAGGTCTGCTTTGTTTCGGAATTTTAAAATCACGCAACATGGCTGTTTTCAAATTGATTACAATGCGATAGCTTTTATTTGAACCAAACGGAACCCAATCAATACGCGCTTCCCAACATTTTAAATCGCGATAAATATTAACCGTGGTATAACTAATTTTTTGAGAGGTAAAATCAAACCCACTGGTTAAACCAATTTTCCAGAATTTAGTAGGCATTAAGTCACCGCTAAACATTAGAGAATGTGTGGGGTAAATTACCCTGTCTTCTATATTTCTTAATTCGAGTCCATAATTAATAAACAAATTCCAAGGTAATTTTTCATCTTTTACTAAATTATTTGCAGCGCCTTGTTCAACACCATTCGTGATGCTTGGATTTCTTTTTGCTTTGGCCGCTTCCAATAAATTACTGCTTAGTGAAGTGCTCACAATAAAATTAGCATTTTTAAATCTCCCTAACGGACCGCCGGTATTATACGCAAATTCATTTATGCGGCGATTTGTGGTGAAATCATAAGCATAGGGATCAAAAAAAGCACTGGCTTGTACATCAAATTGTTTAAACAATTTTGTACGTGCCGATGTTCTTATATCGCTCATGTGAAAACTGTCGGCAGCCATATTATAGGAAGCTCCAATACTGGCTTCTTGTAATAACGAGATTTTATTGTAGACATAACCTGAATCTGACATTTTTTTAGTTTTAGCATCCAAGGTATTGTATAAATTAATGGATAACGCATTTTGTTCTCCTATACCCGGCCCTCCAAATAATGACTTTTCAAAAATACTGTAACGCGTAAAATTTCCAATGGTATCGGTTTGTACTTTTTTCCAAAACCCATATTGCTCTTTTCCAAAATCGGGTCGATACGTGTGAGCCAGTGTTGGAATCATTAAATGACGAACCTGCGATAGTCTGCCTTTTTTATATAAATAATCAAAATATATTTTTGTATTCATACTGGTACTGTAACTCGCATCATAGCCGGCTACAAAACCGGTGGTGGTATCACTAATTACTTTAGGTGCTATAAAATCATTTTCAAATCTTTTACTTGTACTTTGCGTGTACATTACCGCATTAAAATTTAAGGCCGGGGTAATCGTAATGTATTTAAACAAATTAAAATTGGTAGATATAGGTAATGAATGTTTAATGCCATAACGCAATTTTTTATTTAAATCACCTTGAAATAAGGTGGTGTCGGCCCCGGACAAAGTATTTCTTGCTTCCAATAAATAATTCACCCCTATTTTATCAAAAACATTTTGCCTTACTGCATTTTCGCGTTTAAAAGGGAAGAAGCGATTTACGTTAAACGTTAAACCGGGTAAAGTAATTTCAGCATATTTTGTTTGGCTGTTTTGACTATGCATGGCATTGATGCTTAGTGAAGTGAGTTTAAAGGATTTTGTAAAATTAATATTGGATTGAAAAGTGTTGTTTAAAAATTCGCCGGAATTTAAGGCGTTAATTCTATTTATACGTTGGTTGTTTACAAAATTCACATTCGCTCCAAATCGCACACTAGGATTGCTTTTATTATCCTGATTATGCACCCACGCAACGCTATATGATTTATCCTTACTGTATGAAGTGGGCACATCCTTATCGCCAAAATTAAAAGATTTGTATCCCAGGTTAACACTTCCGGCCGCCTTATACAAAACATAATAATTATTTGTAGTACGCGCTGCCCAGCTTCCATTGGAATAAATATCTCCTTTAATAATCATATCGGTTTGCGGGTTGATGCCCCAATAATATCCGCCTTCCTGTAAAAAAAAGCCTTGCGAGGCAGATTGCCCCGGCATGGGTAATAAAATTCCGCTTTTTTGCTTTTTGGTATTTGGGAAAAAACCAAACGGTAATGCAAGCGGAGTTGGCACTCCGCCAATTTCTAAATAAAGTGGGCCTGTTACTATTTTATCATTTGGAATAATTTTTGCCTTGGTTGCCCGAAATTTTGTTCTTGCATCCTCATCCTTACACGGAATACAACGCATATCTTTCATGTAAATAACGTCGGTACTATCTTTTTTAATCTCGCTTCCCAAAACAAGTAATTCTCCCTGATGTGTTAAAGCATTAAATATTTTTCCTTTTTTGGTTTTTAAATTGTACATAATTTTTTCGGCTGTCATTTCTTCATCTCCTTCCTTAAACACAGGATGACCAACAGCTTTACCTAAACTATCTCTTTTTCCAAATGCCGTTACTATATTTTTTTTATAATCCACCTCAATAAATTCAGATTTTAAATCGATGTCGCCATAAGTTACATGTCCTTTACCGAACAAATAGAGTTTAGAATCTGACATAATGAAAACCATGCTATCCTCACCTAAATAACTTACTTTTCCCTCTAATTCCTCATTTTCAACCGTATTTAAGGTATCGGGTTTAAATGTTTTTATTGTATCCGAGGGATTGGTTTGCGCGTTATACTTTACAGTGAAAGATATTAACAGAAGCAGGAAGAAAACTACTTGGCTATTTAACGTTTTCGTCAAGTGTAAAAAGATATTTTTAAAAACCAAAAGGATTACAAATTGGCTAAGCATACAAAGCTACAATTGTTTATGTGAAAAAGGCTAATTTATAGAAGAGAGATGGTTAAAAAATTACAATATTTATCCCTGATAGCAGGCCTATTCGTCCTGTCTATTTCTTTCATTCCGCCTAGAGGAAAAGGCAGCGGTATTAAAATTATTGTGATTGACCCCGGACATGGAGGAAAAGATCCGGGATGTAATGGGGTTTCCCATAAAGAAAAAGATGTATCGCTGGCTGTGGCCTTAAAACTGGGTAAATTGATAGAAGATAACTTAAAAGATGTTAAAGTTATTTATACCCGTACCACAGATGTTTTTGTTGAATTAGAAGAAAGAGCACAAATTGCGAATAGAAATAAAGCTGATTTATTTATTTCTATTCATTGCAATGCAGCCGGAAAAGTAGTTTACATAAAGGACAAAAAAACCGGTAAAAAAAGAGTAAAA from Sphingobacteriaceae bacterium includes the following:
- a CDS encoding DUF922 domain-containing protein, whose product is MKAIVFYTLLLLVYEATAQKKDTILWVESERLTWNDFQGEPEARFAVASTAYDILLNIQQINQYTMVRVEAVFFKKKSWKKKKWISTEVLNHEQLHFDIVELYARKLRKKIAGLKIKKFEQLKNTIQQLYEENDEEMDRFQDLYDEETDGSMNGEKQREWELKIAKELKLYQQYAKVLQRVE
- a CDS encoding LPS-assembly protein LptD — translated: MTKTLNSQVVFFLLLLISFTVKYNAQTNPSDTIKTFKPDTLNTVENEELEGKVSYLGEDSMVFIMSDSKLYLFGKGHVTYGDIDLKSEFIEVDYKKNIVTAFGKRDSLGKAVGHPVFKEGDEEMTAEKIMYNLKTKKGKIFNALTHQGELLVLGSEIKKDSTDVIYMKDMRCIPCKDEDARTKFRATKAKIIPNDKIVTGPLYLEIGGVPTPLALPFGFFPNTKKQKSGILLPMPGQSASQGFFLQEGGYYWGINPQTDMIIKGDIYSNGSWAARTTNNYYVLYKAAGSVNLGYKSFNFGDKDVPTSYSKDKSYSVAWVHNQDNKSNPSVRFGANVNFVNNQRINRINALNSGEFLNNTFQSNINFTKSFKLTSLSINAMHSQNSQTKYAEITLPGLTFNVNRFFPFKRENAVRQNVFDKIGVNYLLEARNTLSGADTTLFQGDLNKKLRYGIKHSLPISTNFNLFKYITITPALNFNAVMYTQSTSKRFENDFIAPKVISDTTTGFVAGYDASYSTSMNTKIYFDYLYKKGRLSQVRHLMIPTLAHTYRPDFGKEQYGFWKKVQTDTIGNFTRYSIFEKSLFGGPGIGEQNALSINLYNTLDAKTKKMSDSGYVYNKISLLQEASIGASYNMAADSFHMSDIRTSARTKLFKQFDVQASAFFDPYAYDFTTNRRINEFAYNTGGPLGRFKNANFIVSTSLSSNLLEAAKAKRNPSITNGVEQGAANNLVKDEKLPWNLFINYGLELRNIEDRVIYPTHSLMFSGDLMPTKFWKIGLTSGFDFTSQKISYTTVNIYRDLKCWEARIDWVPFGSNKSYRIVINLKTAMLRDFKIPKQSRPYDNF